The following coding sequences lie in one Mesorhizobium sp. DCY119 genomic window:
- a CDS encoding glycosyltransferase family 2 protein: MAALESERVRGFSFHEAERPDEFHAEIEAANGSISLFAVLVLPEVAEWRPVLDRLGISFDDSVVIASRAGINGTTFQAELLVSGLVTEIAFYRAIADELGMRFETRINPHSLMLREEQALTMLRQKPAKGAARIEDGFGRIVFLIAPDLAGWKRLRRFQGSELSRRARIVAPAVLRQAVLRRSRKTLTERALNGLYEQRPDCSARNVLSAWQAFFLGAFAVTVPTALLLRSTAFFVLLHVLFSVFFLACVALRIAAAFWFEKRPPQRPSAALSPEMPVYSVLVALHREAEVVPQLLVGLSKLQWPRSKLEIKLVCEEDDKETVQAIRAHPLRSYVEVVSVPASLPRTKPKALAYALPLTSGEFVVLYDAEDRPHPMQLMEAWQRFEAADAELACLQAPLEISNRRASLISNMFGFEYAGLFRRLLPWLAAHRLVLPLGGTSNHFRRAALEEVGGWDPYNVTEDADLGLRLARFGYRADTLSCPTREDGPEDFDTWLAQRKRWFKGWIQTFKILPKALI; this comes from the coding sequence ATGGCTGCGCTAGAATCCGAGCGCGTCCGCGGTTTTTCTTTTCATGAGGCCGAACGGCCTGACGAATTCCATGCCGAAATTGAGGCTGCGAACGGCAGCATAAGTCTTTTTGCGGTTCTCGTGCTGCCAGAGGTGGCGGAATGGCGGCCTGTGCTAGATCGGCTGGGCATTTCCTTCGACGATAGCGTCGTCATCGCCTCGCGCGCGGGCATCAATGGCACGACGTTCCAGGCCGAACTTCTCGTGTCGGGCCTCGTCACGGAAATCGCCTTCTATCGCGCCATCGCCGACGAGCTTGGGATGAGGTTCGAGACGAGGATCAACCCGCACAGCCTGATGCTGCGGGAAGAGCAGGCGCTGACGATGCTGCGGCAGAAGCCGGCAAAGGGCGCGGCGCGGATCGAGGATGGTTTCGGTCGCATCGTCTTTCTCATTGCGCCGGATCTGGCCGGCTGGAAACGCCTGCGCCGTTTCCAAGGCAGCGAGCTCTCCCGGCGTGCGAGAATCGTGGCGCCTGCGGTTCTGCGGCAGGCGGTGTTGCGGCGGTCGCGAAAGACACTGACCGAACGCGCCCTGAACGGTCTCTACGAGCAGCGACCCGATTGCTCTGCCCGCAATGTCCTGAGCGCCTGGCAGGCTTTCTTCCTCGGGGCCTTCGCGGTCACCGTGCCGACCGCGCTGCTTTTGAGATCGACGGCTTTTTTCGTCCTGCTGCATGTCCTGTTCTCGGTATTTTTCCTGGCCTGCGTGGCGCTGCGCATTGCCGCCGCCTTCTGGTTTGAGAAGCGGCCGCCGCAGAGGCCATCGGCGGCGCTGTCGCCTGAGATGCCGGTCTATTCGGTGCTGGTCGCACTCCACCGGGAAGCGGAAGTCGTGCCGCAGCTTCTGGTCGGGCTGAGCAAGCTGCAATGGCCGCGCAGCAAGCTGGAGATCAAGCTGGTTTGCGAAGAGGATGACAAGGAGACGGTCCAGGCAATCCGGGCGCACCCGCTGCGCAGCTATGTCGAAGTGGTGTCGGTGCCGGCGTCGCTGCCGCGTACCAAGCCGAAGGCGCTTGCCTATGCATTGCCGCTGACGAGCGGGGAGTTCGTGGTGCTCTACGATGCCGAAGACAGGCCGCACCCGATGCAGCTGATGGAGGCCTGGCAAAGGTTCGAGGCAGCGGATGCGGAACTTGCCTGCCTTCAGGCGCCGCTCGAGATTTCGAACCGCCGGGCAAGCCTCATCTCGAATATGTTCGGCTTCGAATATGCCGGCCTTTTCCGGCGTCTGCTGCCATGGCTGGCCGCGCACCGGCTGGTGCTGCCGCTCGGCGGCACCTCCAATCATTTTCGCCGCGCGGCCTTGGAAGAAGTGGGTGGCTGGGACCCCTACAACGTGACCGAGGATGCCGATCTTGGCCTGCGACTGGCGCGCTTCGGTTACCGGGCCGACACCCTGTCATGCCCGACGCGCGAAGACGGACCGGAAGATTTCGACACCTGGCTCGCCCAGCGCAAGCGCTGGTTCAAGGGCTGGATACAGACTTTCAAGATTTTACCTAAAGCATTGATATAA
- a CDS encoding transporter substrate-binding domain-containing protein codes for MKARSILIAVCCALTALSAPARAAGPDVPVFWDTKERLPKPDLSTLERLRFLTTTDFPPFNFLDGNGRLSGFHVDLARAICAELDIAAKCQIQALPWGELDAALQKGDGEAIIAGVAVTQENRAKYAFSRPYLQFPARFIMPRSSAVAEPIYAKLEGKRIGVLAGSAHERLLRSYFPDVKAVTYAKQEWLFDDLKANKLDGAFGDGMRFGFWLGGSEAAGCCRFAGGPYLAPEYLGTGLSIATKADNPQLADALNYALHEISVKGTFAELYLRYFPVGFY; via the coding sequence ATGAAAGCACGTTCGATCCTGATTGCCGTTTGTTGCGCGCTGACAGCGCTGAGCGCACCGGCGCGTGCGGCAGGACCTGATGTTCCGGTTTTCTGGGACACCAAGGAGCGCTTGCCCAAGCCGGACCTTTCGACGCTTGAGAGACTGCGCTTCCTGACCACCACCGATTTTCCGCCGTTCAATTTCCTCGATGGAAACGGGCGGCTTTCGGGCTTTCATGTCGACCTTGCCCGCGCAATCTGCGCCGAACTCGATATCGCGGCGAAGTGCCAGATCCAGGCGCTTCCCTGGGGCGAGCTCGACGCGGCTTTGCAGAAGGGTGACGGTGAAGCAATCATCGCCGGTGTTGCGGTGACGCAGGAAAACCGCGCGAAATATGCTTTCTCCCGGCCTTACCTGCAATTTCCGGCGCGTTTCATCATGCCGAGATCGTCCGCCGTCGCCGAGCCGATCTATGCCAAGCTGGAAGGCAAGCGCATCGGCGTTCTCGCCGGCTCGGCGCATGAACGCCTGCTGCGCAGCTATTTCCCGGACGTGAAGGCGGTGACCTATGCCAAGCAGGAATGGCTATTCGACGATCTGAAGGCCAACAAGCTCGACGGCGCTTTCGGCGACGGCATGCGCTTCGGCTTCTGGCTGGGCGGATCGGAAGCCGCCGGCTGCTGCCGCTTCGCCGGCGGCCCCTATCTCGCCCCTGAATATCTCGGCACCGGGCTTTCAATCGCCACCAAGGCCGACAATCCGCAACTGGCGGATGCCCTGAACTATGCGCTGCACGAAATATCGGTGAAGGGCACCTTCGCCGAATTGTATCTGCGCTATTTTCCGGTTGGCTTTTACTAG
- a CDS encoding sterol desaturase family protein produces the protein MADAAGSEAFVRTAAFLAIFLVMALFELWSPRLERQEMAGALKSRRWFANLSLVVISSLLLRVVFPAAAVGAAAFAEMKGWGLLRAAGLDGVLGGVIAFVVLDFAVWLEHVASHKLPVLWRIHRVHHADTGFDVTTGLRFHPLEILLSMVWKAGVVIALGAPVLSVLVFEIVLNGSAMFSHSNVRLSPSVDRWLRKVIVTPDMHRVHHSTDRPETDSNYGFNFSFWDRLFRTYVGQPKRGHDGMAIGLEEWRDERPSRLGWLLALPFRAGR, from the coding sequence ATGGCCGATGCCGCAGGGTCCGAGGCCTTCGTCCGCACGGCCGCCTTCCTGGCGATCTTCCTGGTCATGGCCCTGTTCGAACTGTGGTCGCCGCGCCTGGAACGTCAGGAAATGGCCGGGGCGCTGAAATCGCGCCGCTGGTTCGCCAATCTTTCGCTGGTGGTGATCTCCTCGTTGCTGCTACGTGTGGTCTTTCCCGCTGCTGCCGTTGGAGCTGCGGCCTTTGCCGAGATGAAAGGCTGGGGGCTTTTGCGTGCTGCCGGTCTCGACGGGGTTCTCGGCGGCGTCATCGCCTTCGTCGTGCTCGATTTTGCGGTCTGGCTGGAGCATGTCGCCAGCCACAAACTGCCGGTCCTGTGGCGAATCCATCGCGTGCACCATGCCGATACGGGCTTTGATGTCACCACCGGCCTGCGCTTTCACCCCCTGGAGATCCTGCTGTCCATGGTCTGGAAGGCCGGTGTGGTGATAGCGCTTGGCGCGCCGGTGTTGTCTGTGCTGGTGTTCGAGATCGTACTCAACGGCTCTGCGATGTTCAGCCACTCGAATGTGCGGCTTTCACCCTCGGTCGATCGCTGGCTGCGCAAGGTGATCGTCACGCCGGACATGCACCGCGTCCACCATTCGACGGACCGGCCTGAGACCGACTCCAATTACGGCTTCAACTTCTCGTTCTGGGATCGGCTTTTCAGGACTTACGTCGGCCAGCCGAAACGCGGCCATGACGGCATGGCGATCGGCCTCGAGGAGTGGCGCGATGAAAGACCGTCGCGGCTTGGCTGGCTGCTGGCGTTGCCGTTCAGGGCAGGGCGCTAG
- a CDS encoding tellurite resistance TerB family protein has product MPGPTAHEALIYLMVVTSASDRDMTDLELARIGDVVRSWPVFEGFNDQKLVRIGQDCQKLLHEQEGLDGVLAAAAKAIPKRLHDTAYAAALEVAAVDLEMRLEEVRVLQLLRRHLSVEEKMISAIEWATKARHRMLT; this is encoded by the coding sequence ATGCCCGGTCCCACCGCCCATGAAGCCCTGATCTACCTGATGGTTGTCACCTCCGCTTCCGATCGCGACATGACCGATCTCGAACTTGCGCGCATCGGGGACGTGGTTCGCTCCTGGCCGGTGTTCGAAGGGTTCAACGACCAGAAACTCGTCCGCATCGGGCAGGACTGCCAGAAGCTGCTGCACGAGCAGGAAGGTCTGGACGGCGTTCTTGCGGCCGCCGCCAAGGCCATACCAAAGCGCCTCCACGACACGGCCTACGCCGCCGCGCTCGAAGTCGCCGCCGTCGATCTCGAAATGCGGCTGGAGGAGGTGCGCGTGCTGCAGCTTCTGCGGCGTCATCTCAGCGTCGAGGAAAAGATGATTTCGGCGATTGAATGGGCGACCAAGGCACGCCACCGCATGCTGACGTGA
- a CDS encoding lysine--tRNA ligase, with the protein MTGSNIIDLNPELLAAATESKAWPFEEARKIVARYKGRDFPETVLFETGYGPSGLPHIGTFGEVARTTMVRHAFRVLTQDKVKTRLLCFSDDMDGMRKIPENVPDRAGLEPYLHMPLTAVPNPFGGDYASFGDHNNAMLRRFLDTFGFDYEFASATEYYKAGRFDEVLLRAAAKYDDIMKVMLPTLGEERQATYSPFLPISPKSGRVLYVPMKNVDAKAGTITFDDEDGQETTLPVTGGRVKLQWKPDFGMRWAALNVDFEMFGKDHQTNQTIYDRICVILGGRAPEHFVYELFLDENGQKISKSKGNGLTIDEWLTYAPTESLGLYMFQRPRQAKKLYFDVIPKAVDEYYAFLSAYPKQEWKERLGNPVWHMHDGNPPAIDMPVTFALLLNLVSASNADSKDVLWGFISRHAKDVTPKSHPELDRLAAYAVRYFDDFVKPTKSFRSPDEVENAALQALSDALGQLPADASSEAIQNASLNVARKIERYQDHSKQSPEGGPGVSVAFFQMIYQVLIGQERGPRFGSFAALYGIAETRALIAKALAGQLAA; encoded by the coding sequence ATGACGGGATCAAACATCATCGATCTCAACCCCGAACTTCTGGCGGCCGCGACGGAAAGCAAAGCCTGGCCGTTCGAGGAGGCGCGCAAAATCGTCGCGCGCTACAAAGGTCGCGATTTTCCCGAGACCGTCCTGTTCGAGACCGGCTACGGCCCGTCCGGCCTGCCGCATATCGGCACCTTCGGCGAAGTGGCGCGCACCACCATGGTGCGCCACGCCTTCCGCGTGCTGACGCAGGACAAGGTCAAGACCAGGCTGCTGTGCTTTTCCGACGACATGGACGGCATGCGCAAGATCCCCGAGAACGTACCGGACCGCGCCGGGCTTGAGCCCTATCTGCACATGCCGCTGACCGCCGTGCCAAATCCATTCGGCGGCGACTATGCCAGCTTCGGCGACCACAACAACGCGATGCTGCGCCGTTTCCTCGACACCTTCGGTTTCGACTACGAATTCGCCAGCGCCACCGAATATTACAAGGCCGGCCGCTTCGACGAGGTGCTGCTGCGCGCCGCCGCCAAGTATGACGACATCATGAAGGTGATGCTGCCGACGCTGGGCGAAGAGCGCCAGGCAACCTACAGCCCGTTCCTGCCGATCTCGCCCAAGAGCGGCCGCGTGCTCTACGTGCCGATGAAGAATGTCGACGCCAAGGCCGGCACCATCACCTTCGACGACGAGGACGGCCAGGAAACCACCCTGCCGGTGACCGGCGGGCGCGTGAAGCTTCAGTGGAAGCCGGATTTCGGCATGCGCTGGGCAGCGCTTAACGTCGATTTCGAGATGTTCGGCAAGGACCACCAGACCAACCAGACGATCTACGACCGCATCTGCGTCATCCTTGGCGGCCGCGCGCCGGAGCATTTCGTCTACGAGCTGTTCCTCGACGAGAACGGCCAGAAGATCTCGAAGTCGAAGGGCAACGGCCTGACCATCGACGAATGGCTGACCTATGCGCCGACGGAGAGCCTCGGCCTCTACATGTTCCAGCGCCCGCGCCAGGCCAAGAAGCTTTATTTCGACGTCATTCCCAAGGCGGTGGACGAATACTACGCCTTCCTTTCCGCTTACCCCAAGCAGGAGTGGAAGGAGCGGCTGGGCAACCCGGTCTGGCACATGCATGACGGCAACCCGCCGGCGATCGACATGCCGGTGACATTTGCGCTGCTGCTCAATCTCGTCAGCGCCTCCAACGCCGACAGCAAGGATGTGCTGTGGGGCTTCATCTCGCGCCACGCCAAGGATGTCACGCCGAAGTCGCATCCCGAGCTCGACCGGCTGGCCGCCTATGCGGTGCGCTATTTCGACGATTTCGTGAAGCCGACGAAGTCCTTCCGAAGCCCGGACGAGGTCGAGAACGCAGCGCTTCAGGCGCTGTCGGACGCGCTCGGCCAGTTGCCGGCGGATGCAAGCAGCGAGGCGATCCAGAACGCATCGCTCAATGTCGCCCGCAAGATCGAGCGCTATCAGGATCATTCCAAGCAGAGCCCGGAAGGCGGGCCCGGCGTTTCGGTCGCCTTCTTCCAGATGATCTATCAGGTGCTGATCGGCCAGGAACGCGGCCCGCGCTTCGGCTCGTTTGCCGCGCTCTACGGCATTGCCGAGACGCGCGCGCTCATTGCAAAGGCGCTTGCTGGCCAGTTGGCGGCGTAG
- a CDS encoding thermonuclease family protein — protein sequence MRPGIFALTVAALFGLSFAIVAGGHAITANDAAYDPSKIEVPDETDLPPMDEDSSPSDDTQQSSPADDSVLPVAPEAPTPAPENNAAPSTKSGELERIAPREPLSQLGLALPPKPPKPVAPEDWKGTPLYQPVASSAGQIEAKGYSIAIAGIEPVPASDECSFEGTSWPCGARARTAFRSWLRGRAVTCTVPPEPDRAVISADCRVGKEDVGAWLVANGWARAATGGPYAEAGEKAQSDKKGIFGPPPARVSVTLSPSTTSALPAPLPPPDESPGIPVEPQETVPVAPGAFPPAPTPPTGQQAPLQ from the coding sequence ATGCGTCCCGGCATATTCGCGCTGACGGTGGCTGCACTTTTCGGCCTGAGCTTCGCCATCGTTGCCGGCGGGCACGCGATCACGGCGAATGATGCAGCCTACGATCCGTCGAAGATCGAAGTGCCCGACGAAACCGATCTCCCGCCGATGGATGAGGATTCCTCCCCCTCCGACGACACGCAGCAGAGCTCGCCTGCCGACGACAGCGTCTTGCCGGTCGCTCCGGAAGCCCCGACGCCTGCGCCGGAAAACAACGCCGCGCCATCGACCAAATCCGGCGAGCTGGAGCGCATCGCGCCGCGCGAGCCGCTGAGCCAGCTCGGCCTCGCACTGCCGCCCAAGCCGCCGAAGCCGGTAGCCCCCGAAGACTGGAAGGGCACGCCGCTTTACCAGCCGGTGGCGAGTTCGGCCGGGCAGATCGAGGCCAAGGGCTATTCGATCGCCATTGCCGGCATCGAACCCGTGCCGGCGAGCGACGAGTGCAGCTTCGAAGGTACGTCGTGGCCATGCGGTGCGCGGGCGCGCACGGCGTTCCGTTCCTGGCTGCGCGGCCGCGCCGTCACCTGCACGGTTCCGCCCGAGCCCGACCGCGCCGTCATTTCCGCCGACTGCCGCGTCGGCAAGGAGGATGTCGGCGCCTGGCTGGTGGCCAATGGCTGGGCGCGCGCCGCCACCGGCGGCCCCTATGCGGAGGCCGGCGAAAAGGCCCAGTCGGACAAGAAGGGCATATTCGGTCCGCCGCCGGCGCGCGTCAGCGTGACGCTTTCGCCTTCGACCACAAGCGCCTTGCCGGCGCCGCTTCCGCCGCCGGATGAGTCACCGGGTATTCCGGTCGAGCCACAGGAAACTGTTCCAGTGGCTCCCGGCGCTTTCCCGCCTGCGCCTACGCCGCCAACTGGCCAGCAAGCGCCTTTGCAATGA
- a CDS encoding helix-turn-helix transcriptional regulator gives MLSHDRVWAAIDALAERYSLSASGLAKRAGLDSTAFNKSKRASADGRPRWPSTESLAKIIEATNSSLDEFLGLVEGRSKDDRPLPVQKSSVPLLGFAQAGAGGFFDDAGFPAGQGWDLIELPAQSTENSYALQVQGDSMLPLYRNGDVLIVEPGATVRKGDRVVVKTQSGEVMAKVLVRRSAQEIELLSINPEHPVRNIAMGDVDWLARIVWASQ, from the coding sequence ATGCTTTCGCACGACCGGGTCTGGGCCGCCATCGATGCGCTGGCCGAACGATACTCGCTCTCGGCTTCCGGGCTGGCGAAGCGGGCAGGGCTCGATTCCACTGCCTTCAACAAGTCGAAGCGTGCTTCCGCCGACGGTCGTCCGCGCTGGCCTTCGACCGAGTCGCTGGCAAAAATCATCGAGGCGACGAATTCCTCGCTGGACGAGTTTCTCGGGCTCGTCGAGGGACGATCCAAGGATGACCGGCCGCTACCGGTGCAGAAATCCTCGGTGCCGCTGCTTGGTTTTGCGCAGGCCGGTGCTGGCGGCTTCTTCGACGATGCCGGCTTTCCGGCCGGGCAGGGCTGGGACCTGATCGAACTGCCGGCGCAGTCGACCGAGAACTCCTACGCGTTGCAGGTGCAGGGCGATTCCATGCTGCCGCTCTACCGCAATGGCGACGTGCTGATCGTCGAGCCGGGCGCGACGGTGCGCAAGGGCGACCGCGTGGTCGTCAAGACGCAGTCCGGCGAGGTCATGGCCAAGGTTCTGGTGCGCCGCAGCGCGCAGGAAATCGAGCTTTTGTCGATCAACCCCGAACACCCGGTCCGCAACATAGCGATGGGCGATGTCGATTGGCTCGCCCGCATCGTCTGGGCAAGCCAGTAG
- a CDS encoding Fic family protein, producing the protein MSYTAEHDPLCYPGTTVLKNKLDIRSQSDLDEYELAVFLTRADEDWPAGQLDYEHYKALHHHLFQDVYDWAGKRRTIRIGKNGNWFCYPEYIDQEMDRIFEELADSNHLTELSVYDFAKETAHVLAEINAVHPFREGNGRTQLALLSILAEHAGFPFDDDKLDRDRVIQAMVDSFSGNEAPLSDLIRDIVSP; encoded by the coding sequence GTGAGTTATACGGCAGAGCACGACCCGCTTTGCTATCCGGGTACAACCGTTCTCAAGAACAAGCTCGATATTCGAAGCCAGTCAGATTTGGACGAGTACGAACTCGCCGTGTTCCTGACGCGCGCCGACGAGGACTGGCCAGCGGGACAACTGGATTACGAACACTACAAGGCCCTTCATCATCACCTGTTTCAGGATGTCTATGATTGGGCCGGTAAGCGGCGCACGATTCGCATAGGCAAGAACGGCAACTGGTTCTGTTACCCGGAATACATCGACCAGGAGATGGATCGTATCTTTGAAGAGCTGGCAGACAGCAACCACCTGACAGAACTCTCCGTCTATGACTTCGCCAAGGAGACTGCGCATGTCCTGGCCGAAATCAACGCGGTACATCCTTTTCGCGAAGGCAACGGCCGCACTCAACTGGCGCTTCTGTCAATTCTCGCCGAGCATGCGGGCTTCCCCTTCGACGACGACAAGCTTGACCGCGACCGCGTGATCCAGGCGATGGTCGACAGTTTTTCGGGAAACGAAGCGCCGCTATCCGATCTGATCCGAGATATCGTATCGCCCTGA
- a CDS encoding thioesterase family protein, whose amino-acid sequence MYVWARLLKTAVTARRRGIYRMGDESRLSFRCLPTDIDTNMHLNNARYMMLADLGRIDIFLRAGLIRLARRNSWAPMMGGLQSVFVREIRLWRQFDVVSTVETWEGTQVIGRHEFILDNGVTAALVLTTAGVYDARNRRFLEIDEVIAALGSEAKARAPNEAERIFMQSHDGLRSLAKKG is encoded by the coding sequence ATGTATGTCTGGGCACGGCTTCTAAAGACCGCGGTGACGGCGCGTCGCCGCGGCATCTATCGCATGGGCGATGAAAGCAGGCTGAGCTTTCGCTGCCTGCCCACCGACATCGACACCAACATGCACCTGAACAATGCCCGCTACATGATGCTGGCCGATCTTGGCCGCATCGATATCTTTCTGCGCGCAGGCCTGATCAGGCTGGCGCGCAGGAATAGCTGGGCGCCGATGATGGGCGGGCTCCAGTCCGTCTTCGTGCGCGAAATCAGGCTGTGGCGGCAGTTCGATGTCGTTTCCACGGTCGAGACCTGGGAGGGAACCCAGGTCATAGGCCGTCATGAATTCATCCTCGACAATGGCGTCACCGCAGCGCTGGTGCTGACGACCGCCGGCGTCTACGACGCCCGCAACCGCCGCTTCCTCGAAATCGACGAAGTGATCGCAGCACTCGGCAGCGAGGCGAAAGCCCGCGCGCCGAACGAAGCCGAGCGCATCTTCATGCAATCCCACGACGGTCTGCGCTCGCTGGCGAAGAAAGGCTGA
- a CDS encoding 3-hydroxyacyl-CoA dehydrogenase NAD-binding domain-containing protein, whose product MTYTNFTVETDADGIALVTWDMPEKSMNVFTEEVMNELDKIIDQVAGDAAIKGAVITSGKDSFSGGADLTMLKRMLTLFHEEEAKDHDKAVKLLFDTAGRMGALFRKLETSGKPWVSAINGTCMGGAFEMSLSCHGRVAADSDKVKMALPEVKVGIFPGAGGTQRVPRLADPQSALQMLTSGQNLSPQKAKGMGLIHEIAEPAKLIETAKAMIKNGLKPVQPWDEKGFKLPGGPVYSAAGANLWPPAIAILRRETYGNYPAASAILKCVYEGLLVPFDTGLRIEQRYFTQIMQTTEAAMMIRSLFVSLQELNKGARRPEGVAPTKFKKIGVLGAGFMGAGIAYVTAKAGIPVVLLDRDIESAAKGKAHSESLISDQVKKGRAKAEDKDKLLSLITPTADYADLDGCDLVVEAVFEDSEVKKGATEKAEAVLKPAAVFASNTSTIPITSLAQNSKRPKNFIGVHFFSPVDKMLLVEIILGKKTGDKALAVAIDYVRAIKKTPIVVNDTRGFYVNRCVLRYMSEAFKMLIEGVPAPMVENAARAAGMPVGPLALTDETAVDLAQKIMKQTIRDLGEKAVDPEQMKLINTMVDDHGRFGRKNGKGFYDYPAKPAKKKLWPGLKDLYKQRNPDKIDFEELKQRFLVVIALEAARVMEEGIVTDPREADVGSILAFGFAPYTGGTLSYIDGIGAQKFVKLAKSLQKKYGVEFKAPKLLHDMAEKGETFYERFDPYAKAEAKKAA is encoded by the coding sequence ATGACCTACACAAATTTCACGGTCGAAACCGACGCTGACGGCATCGCACTCGTCACCTGGGACATGCCGGAAAAATCGATGAACGTCTTCACCGAGGAGGTGATGAACGAACTCGACAAGATCATCGACCAGGTCGCAGGCGATGCGGCGATCAAGGGCGCGGTCATCACCTCCGGCAAGGACTCGTTCTCCGGCGGCGCCGACCTGACCATGCTGAAGCGCATGCTGACGCTGTTCCATGAGGAAGAGGCCAAGGACCACGACAAGGCGGTAAAACTTCTGTTCGACACTGCCGGCCGCATGGGCGCGCTGTTCCGCAAGCTCGAAACCTCCGGCAAGCCTTGGGTCTCGGCCATCAACGGCACCTGCATGGGCGGCGCATTCGAAATGTCGCTGTCCTGCCATGGCCGCGTTGCAGCCGATTCCGACAAGGTGAAGATGGCGCTGCCCGAGGTGAAGGTCGGCATCTTCCCCGGCGCCGGCGGCACCCAGCGCGTGCCGCGCCTGGCCGATCCGCAGTCGGCTCTCCAGATGCTGACGTCCGGCCAGAACCTTTCGCCGCAGAAGGCCAAGGGTATGGGCCTTATCCACGAGATCGCCGAGCCGGCAAAACTGATCGAAACCGCCAAGGCGATGATCAAGAACGGCCTGAAGCCGGTCCAGCCCTGGGATGAAAAGGGCTTCAAGCTGCCGGGCGGCCCGGTCTATTCGGCGGCGGGAGCCAATCTCTGGCCACCGGCAATCGCCATCCTGCGCCGCGAGACCTACGGCAACTATCCGGCGGCAAGCGCGATCCTGAAATGCGTCTATGAAGGCCTGCTGGTGCCGTTCGACACCGGCCTCAGGATCGAGCAGCGCTATTTCACGCAGATCATGCAGACGACGGAAGCGGCGATGATGATCCGCTCGCTGTTCGTGTCGCTGCAGGAACTCAACAAAGGCGCGCGCCGCCCGGAAGGCGTCGCCCCCACCAAGTTCAAGAAGATCGGCGTGCTCGGCGCCGGCTTCATGGGTGCTGGCATCGCCTATGTCACGGCCAAGGCCGGCATTCCGGTGGTGCTGCTAGACCGCGACATTGAATCCGCCGCCAAGGGCAAGGCCCATTCGGAAAGCCTGATCTCCGATCAGGTCAAGAAGGGCCGTGCCAAGGCGGAAGACAAGGACAAGCTTCTCTCGCTGATCACGCCGACCGCTGACTATGCCGATCTCGACGGCTGCGATCTTGTCGTCGAGGCGGTGTTCGAGGATTCCGAGGTCAAGAAGGGCGCAACCGAGAAGGCCGAGGCGGTGCTGAAGCCTGCGGCGGTCTTCGCCTCCAACACCTCGACCATTCCGATCACGTCGCTGGCGCAGAATTCGAAGCGGCCGAAGAATTTCATCGGCGTCCACTTCTTCTCGCCGGTCGACAAGATGCTGCTGGTCGAGATCATCCTGGGCAAGAAGACCGGCGACAAGGCGCTGGCGGTGGCGATCGACTATGTCCGCGCCATCAAGAAGACGCCGATCGTCGTCAACGACACACGCGGCTTCTACGTCAATCGCTGCGTGCTGCGCTACATGTCGGAAGCCTTCAAGATGCTGATCGAGGGCGTGCCGGCACCGATGGTCGAGAATGCCGCGCGCGCTGCCGGCATGCCGGTCGGGCCGCTGGCGCTGACCGACGAGACGGCAGTCGACCTCGCCCAGAAGATCATGAAGCAGACCATCCGCGATCTCGGCGAGAAGGCCGTCGATCCCGAGCAGATGAAGCTCATCAACACCATGGTCGACGACCATGGTCGCTTCGGCCGCAAGAACGGCAAGGGCTTTTACGACTATCCGGCAAAGCCCGCCAAGAAGAAGCTGTGGCCCGGCCTGAAGGACCTCTACAAGCAGCGCAACCCCGACAAGATCGACTTCGAGGAGCTGAAGCAGCGCTTCCTCGTGGTGATTGCGCTGGAGGCGGCGCGCGTCATGGAAGAGGGCATCGTCACCGACCCGCGCGAGGCCGACGTCGGCTCGATCCTCGCCTTCGGCTTCGCGCCTTATACCGGCGGTACGCTGTCCTATATCGATGGCATTGGCGCCCAAAAGTTCGTCAAGCTCGCGAAGTCGCTGCAGAAGAAATATGGCGTTGAGTTCAAGGCGCCCAAGCTTCTCCACGACATGGCCGAGAAGGGCGAAACCTTCTACGAGCGCTTCGATCCTTATGCCAAGGCGGAGGCGAAGAAGGCGGCCTGA